A stretch of the Nitratireductor thuwali genome encodes the following:
- a CDS encoding RidA family protein: MIMRYRKGSRMSQAVVYGGLVHIAGQVSDDRKAGVEEQTADVLRKIDALLAEAGTNRSKLLAVNIFLPAIMDFDAMNSVYDVWIDPENPPARACVEARLADPNLRVEMTAVAAV; the protein is encoded by the coding sequence ATGATCATGCGCTACCGGAAGGGCTCCCGGATGAGCCAGGCTGTTGTTTATGGCGGTCTCGTCCATATTGCCGGACAGGTCTCCGATGACCGCAAAGCGGGCGTTGAGGAGCAGACGGCAGATGTTCTGCGCAAGATCGACGCTCTTCTGGCTGAAGCCGGCACGAACCGCTCAAAGCTTCTGGCCGTCAACATTTTCCTGCCGGCAATCATGGATTTCGATGCGATGAATAGCGTCTACGACGTCTGGATCGATCCGGAGAACCCGCCGGCTCGCGCCTGCGTCGAGGCACGCCTTGCCGACCCGAACTTGCGTGTCGAAATGACGGCTGTTGCCGCAGTCTAA
- a CDS encoding alanine racemase codes for MSDATLTTAGDPVIDDRIRGFPSGHPPLPLSAIADRGWKPFDGNMSLPLISLDEAAFASNITLMMTYVREQGVKIAPHAKTPMSPAIAGRLVQAGAWGVTVADIRQASVMLRAGFRRLILANEIGGPAAARRLARLFSAYPDADASVFVDSHDMLDALAAAWSSSADLPPLGLLVELGAARAGVRSSGTALQLALAVLERETANFRLAGVAAYEGAAATSDAAETARRISALVEHTRQLFSILRERLGTERPMIVTAGGSVYFDMVVRGLAAAISGDPNAVLILRSGAIFFHDHGVYERGLTGLDKRSGFVIGGKAVSAANSFRPALRVWAEVLSRPESGLAICGMGLRDVANDQGLPRPLTFYRDGEAKALPETVRVTALNDQHAFVSLGHGVNLRVGDVLELGISHPCTCLDRHAILYGLDNDHQVVAAYPTSFG; via the coding sequence ATGTCTGACGCCACGCTCACCACAGCAGGCGATCCCGTCATTGACGACCGTATTCGTGGGTTTCCCTCGGGCCACCCGCCCCTGCCTCTCAGCGCCATCGCCGACAGGGGATGGAAGCCCTTCGACGGCAACATGTCACTGCCGTTGATCTCGCTCGATGAGGCCGCTTTCGCCAGCAATATCACGCTGATGATGACTTACGTTCGTGAGCAGGGAGTGAAGATTGCGCCGCATGCGAAGACACCGATGTCACCAGCCATTGCCGGGCGCCTTGTGCAGGCGGGGGCATGGGGTGTCACCGTCGCCGATATCCGGCAGGCGTCGGTCATGCTCAGGGCAGGCTTCCGCCGCCTTATTCTTGCAAACGAAATCGGCGGGCCCGCAGCCGCCCGGCGGCTCGCACGTCTGTTTTCCGCCTATCCCGACGCAGATGCCTCGGTCTTCGTCGACTCACATGACATGCTGGATGCGCTTGCCGCTGCTTGGTCGTCTTCAGCTGATCTTCCGCCGCTCGGGCTTCTGGTCGAGTTGGGTGCCGCTCGCGCCGGGGTCCGGTCCAGTGGCACCGCCCTTCAACTCGCTCTGGCCGTTCTCGAACGCGAAACGGCAAACTTCCGGCTTGCCGGCGTCGCAGCCTATGAAGGGGCCGCGGCAACGTCCGACGCGGCCGAGACAGCGCGGCGCATTTCCGCCTTGGTCGAACATACGCGCCAGCTTTTCTCTATCCTGCGTGAACGGCTCGGAACCGAACGCCCAATGATTGTTACCGCCGGCGGCTCGGTCTATTTTGACATGGTGGTTCGCGGGCTTGCAGCAGCGATTTCTGGCGATCCGAACGCGGTCCTGATCCTGCGCAGCGGTGCGATCTTTTTCCACGATCATGGTGTTTATGAGCGCGGGCTGACCGGCCTCGACAAGCGTTCCGGTTTCGTGATCGGCGGGAAAGCGGTTTCCGCAGCGAATAGCTTTCGACCCGCGCTTCGCGTATGGGCCGAAGTTCTTTCACGCCCAGAGTCGGGGCTTGCGATCTGCGGCATGGGGTTGCGCGACGTAGCTAACGACCAGGGCTTGCCTCGCCCGCTGACATTCTACCGCGATGGCGAGGCAAAGGCTTTGCCCGAGACAGTTCGCGTCACCGCACTCAATGATCAGCATGCCTTTGTCTCCCTTGGCCACGGCGTGAATCTGCGTGTCGGCGACGTATTGGAACTAGGCATCTCGCATCCCTGCACCTGCCTGGACCGACACGCAATTCTCTACGGCCTCGACAATGATCACCAGGTTGTCGCGGCCTATCCGACCAGCTTCGGCTGA
- a CDS encoding amidohydrolase family protein — translation MNPAYTGPVIDPHHHLWDLSLGRHPWLASPVAGQDEMVHGSIASIRRDYGVSEYLRDTSRQNIVATVHVEAGWSDDFPLEETRWLDSLDKRSGVAARYVARVPLSSKNTPRLLELEAANSAVVGIRDIVSWHPDPAKSFVPREDMMSDPRWREGLSNATALGLSFDLMLYPWQMGEALSLAAGFPDTQFVLNHCGSPADRSTDGMALWRKGLAELSSAPNIAIKISNPVAYDPDWTIDSLRMVIDHCIGCFGPERAMFASDLPVAGIHADFNALYDGFRTIATSYSRDEQEALFFSTASRIYRLGLPSSQRSQDSSHV, via the coding sequence ATGAATCCTGCCTATACGGGCCCGGTCATCGACCCGCACCACCATCTCTGGGATCTTTCGCTTGGTCGGCATCCGTGGCTTGCGTCACCGGTAGCCGGTCAGGACGAGATGGTGCATGGCAGCATCGCTTCGATCCGGCGCGACTATGGCGTGAGCGAATATCTGCGGGACACTTCCCGGCAGAACATCGTCGCTACTGTTCACGTCGAAGCCGGCTGGTCGGATGATTTCCCGCTGGAGGAGACACGCTGGCTCGACAGCCTCGACAAGCGTTCCGGTGTCGCAGCACGTTATGTGGCGCGGGTGCCCCTTTCAAGCAAAAACACGCCGCGGCTGCTTGAACTGGAGGCTGCGAACTCCGCTGTTGTCGGCATTCGCGACATCGTCAGCTGGCACCCCGACCCGGCAAAAAGCTTTGTACCCCGCGAGGACATGATGAGTGACCCGCGCTGGCGCGAGGGCCTTTCCAATGCGACCGCGCTCGGCCTCAGTTTCGATCTGATGCTTTATCCCTGGCAGATGGGGGAGGCGCTCAGCCTTGCTGCCGGTTTTCCCGACACCCAATTCGTGCTCAACCATTGCGGCAGCCCGGCAGACCGCAGCACGGACGGCATGGCGCTCTGGCGCAAGGGTCTGGCAGAGCTGTCCAGCGCTCCCAATATTGCGATCAAGATTTCCAATCCCGTAGCGTACGATCCCGACTGGACGATCGACAGCCTGCGCATGGTGATCGATCACTGCATCGGCTGCTTCGGTCCGGAACGTGCGATGTTCGCCAGCGATCTTCCCGTTGCTGGCATTCATGCAGATTTCAATGCGCTTTACGATGGGTTCAGAACCATCGCCACCAGCTACTCGCGCGATGAGCAGGAAGCCCTGTTCTTCTCAACGGCAAGCCGTATCTATCGTCTCGGCCTGCCGTCTTCGCAAAGATCACAGGATTCTTCCCATGTCTGA
- a CDS encoding ABC transporter permease, with protein sequence MNTVKAVFRNPPLLTLILVILVWIVASLTLRGFGAYGHLRYLLELSAVIGIAAAGQTLVILMGGIDLSVGAVITVTAILLPLISPDSDPSGLAGIVLTLGIASGIGLLNGVGAAYLKVPPIIMTLAMATFLQGMLVIIAGGSAVSVTNASVVWLGQARPFGVPAGVLLWLFVSIAMLVIIHRMPAGARFLALGANPLAARLSGISVRRDTLFLFTLSGFFAGLAGILILGMNRQGYVGIGDPYLLTSIAAVVLGGTSILGGRGTYAGTIPGAILLVTTTALITVVNASPGWRSIMFGSLILALLLISGREARR encoded by the coding sequence TTGAACACCGTCAAAGCAGTCTTCCGCAATCCGCCACTTCTGACGCTGATCCTGGTGATACTGGTCTGGATCGTTGCCAGCCTCACGCTGCGCGGTTTCGGGGCCTATGGTCATCTGCGCTATCTTCTCGAGCTTTCGGCAGTCATTGGCATCGCCGCCGCCGGGCAGACGCTGGTGATCCTCATGGGAGGTATCGACCTTTCCGTCGGGGCGGTTATCACGGTCACGGCAATTCTTCTTCCTCTCATTTCACCAGACTCCGACCCCAGCGGGCTCGCCGGCATCGTGCTAACGCTAGGCATCGCCTCCGGCATCGGCCTTTTGAATGGCGTCGGCGCTGCCTATCTCAAGGTGCCACCCATAATCATGACACTGGCAATGGCAACCTTCCTCCAGGGCATGCTGGTCATCATTGCAGGCGGCAGTGCCGTCTCGGTGACCAACGCCTCCGTCGTCTGGCTTGGGCAGGCACGTCCGTTCGGTGTCCCGGCAGGCGTTCTTCTGTGGCTCTTCGTTTCCATTGCAATGCTCGTCATCATCCATCGCATGCCGGCCGGAGCGCGTTTCCTGGCACTTGGCGCGAACCCCCTCGCCGCCCGTTTGTCAGGCATAAGCGTCAGGCGCGACACGCTGTTTCTGTTCACGCTCTCGGGTTTCTTCGCCGGTCTTGCGGGCATCCTGATCCTCGGCATGAACCGTCAGGGCTATGTCGGAATCGGCGATCCCTACCTGCTCACATCAATCGCCGCCGTGGTTCTCGGCGGCACCTCTATTCTCGGTGGGCGTGGCACTTATGCAGGCACGATCCCCGGCGCCATTCTGCTCGTCACCACCACGGCGCTGATCACCGTCGTCAATGCCTCGCCCGGTTGGCGCTCGATCATGTTCGGCTCGCTCATTCTGGCACTGCTCCTGATCTCGGGTCGGGAGGCGCGGCGATGA
- a CDS encoding ABC transporter permease, protein MNATTVPANLYAAVQKRRNRGLAGLYLVVAAFLVVYAVLFPGLLSVGGFSKFTQNWFPLALVTMAQALMMLNGGISLAIGPLVSLGAVIAAVTMGGTLGALGGLLAVSATGLFIGAVTGGIVAYLRLPAIIVTLAGSFIITGVALILLPRPGGYVPEWFSDLLAGHTPVAFGLLVLLLIGWKLYLATPLGVGIYAAGNNPVGAFRSGVPVERVKVFAFALSGLLAMLAGLFVAAQTGSGDPVIGTPFTLNSIAGAVLGGVAFLGGKGTMRGVICGSLLLSVMINVMFFLGFPPVAQYVAQGLIIVGAVAIPQLTSQWRTRP, encoded by the coding sequence ATGAATGCCACCACCGTTCCGGCTAACCTCTATGCCGCGGTCCAGAAGCGGCGTAATCGCGGCCTGGCGGGCCTCTATCTGGTCGTGGCCGCATTTCTTGTGGTCTACGCTGTCCTGTTTCCTGGCCTTCTCAGCGTTGGCGGTTTCTCCAAGTTCACCCAGAACTGGTTTCCGCTTGCGCTCGTCACCATGGCGCAGGCCCTGATGATGCTGAATGGCGGCATCTCGCTCGCCATTGGACCATTGGTCAGCTTGGGCGCGGTCATCGCTGCCGTCACCATGGGTGGGACGCTTGGCGCCCTGGGTGGGCTGCTTGCGGTCTCGGCCACCGGTCTTTTCATCGGCGCGGTGACCGGCGGCATCGTCGCCTATCTGCGCCTGCCGGCCATCATCGTCACGCTGGCTGGCTCGTTCATCATCACCGGCGTCGCTCTTATCCTTCTGCCACGTCCGGGCGGGTACGTCCCTGAATGGTTTTCCGATCTGCTCGCCGGCCACACGCCGGTCGCCTTCGGCCTTCTGGTCCTGCTTCTGATCGGGTGGAAACTCTATCTTGCAACACCGCTCGGCGTTGGCATTTACGCGGCCGGCAACAATCCAGTCGGCGCGTTTCGTTCGGGCGTTCCCGTCGAGCGGGTCAAGGTGTTCGCCTTCGCGCTGTCGGGGCTGCTTGCCATGCTTGCCGGCCTTTTTGTGGCCGCACAAACCGGATCGGGCGATCCCGTCATAGGAACGCCGTTCACGCTCAACTCCATCGCCGGCGCAGTGCTTGGCGGTGTCGCGTTCCTTGGTGGCAAGGGCACGATGCGCGGCGTCATCTGCGGGAGCCTGCTGCTCTCGGTCATGATCAACGTCATGTTCTTCCTGGGCTTCCCTCCGGTCGCCCAGTATGTGGCGCAAGGCCTCATCATCGTCGGCGCCGTTGCGATCCCGCAATTGACCAGCCAGTGGAGGACAAGGCCTTGA
- a CDS encoding sugar ABC transporter ATP-binding protein, translating to MTKANPLLEARQVFKGFFGNPVLKGVSIALEPGRVHALLGENGAGKSTLINLLSGALQPDTGDIVVDGQPVSRFSPAAARKAGIAVVQQELSLAAELSIAENIGLGALPRRFGIIDYNALCASAAEVCKRVGLTEPLDMPVGDLSLGRRQMVEIAKALFRRPRVLILDEPTSSLSAHEAGILAGLIRKLRDEGIALLYISHRLNEVQALCSHVTVLKDGVVTADQPLAGVDNEGLVRLMVGRDAGDLFPARQDSLTGAELIHVKRFSAGTALDVDFQASAGEIVGIGGLVGQGQEDFLLGLYGAIPASAERAEISGSNRPFKSVEAANEAGLAYVPADRKHEGLVLPHTIASNLLLPSLGKLVKHGLRDRTAERDLVADLAKRLTIKGDVDRPVQALSGGNQQKVALAKWLPLNPSVLLLNDPTRGVDIETKREIYLMLQSFAREGKLVILLSSDTPELVHLCDRVAVFREGRVVATLPHPEISEEAIVGAAMGVLAKGAAA from the coding sequence ATGACGAAGGCCAACCCCCTGCTTGAAGCCAGGCAGGTGTTCAAGGGGTTTTTCGGCAATCCGGTGCTCAAGGGCGTAAGCATCGCCCTTGAGCCTGGACGCGTTCACGCTCTTCTTGGCGAAAACGGCGCTGGAAAATCGACGCTGATCAATCTGCTCTCGGGCGCTCTACAGCCTGACACGGGCGATATCGTCGTTGACGGCCAACCCGTCTCGCGTTTCAGCCCTGCTGCTGCGCGCAAGGCGGGTATAGCCGTCGTTCAACAGGAGCTGAGCCTTGCCGCCGAGCTTTCCATCGCCGAGAATATCGGTCTTGGCGCTCTGCCGCGGCGCTTTGGGATCATAGACTATAACGCGCTTTGCGCTTCCGCTGCGGAAGTCTGCAAGCGGGTCGGCCTGACCGAGCCGCTCGATATGCCCGTCGGCGATCTTTCGCTTGGCCGTCGGCAGATGGTGGAAATCGCCAAAGCGCTTTTCCGCAGGCCCCGCGTGCTCATTCTGGATGAGCCGACTTCGTCCCTGTCGGCGCATGAGGCGGGTATTTTGGCGGGCCTCATCCGCAAACTGCGCGATGAAGGTATCGCACTCCTCTATATTTCCCACCGCCTCAACGAGGTCCAGGCGCTGTGTTCGCATGTGACGGTGCTGAAAGATGGCGTTGTCACCGCCGATCAGCCGTTGGCCGGCGTCGATAATGAAGGTCTCGTGCGCCTGATGGTTGGCCGGGATGCAGGCGATCTTTTCCCCGCCCGGCAGGACAGTCTGACAGGTGCCGAACTCATCCATGTGAAGAGATTTTCCGCAGGCACTGCCCTCGATGTCGACTTCCAGGCTTCCGCCGGCGAGATTGTCGGTATTGGCGGTCTCGTGGGACAAGGGCAGGAGGATTTTCTGCTCGGCCTTTACGGTGCCATACCTGCTTCCGCCGAAAGGGCGGAGATTTCCGGAAGCAACCGCCCGTTCAAAAGCGTAGAGGCAGCCAACGAGGCTGGCCTTGCCTATGTGCCCGCCGACCGCAAGCATGAGGGGCTCGTTCTCCCTCATACCATCGCATCCAACCTGCTTCTGCCCTCGCTAGGCAAACTGGTGAAGCACGGTCTGCGCGACCGTACCGCCGAGCGCGACTTGGTCGCCGATCTCGCTAAAAGGCTCACGATCAAAGGCGATGTGGACCGCCCAGTTCAGGCTCTCTCCGGCGGCAACCAGCAAAAGGTGGCCTTGGCGAAATGGCTGCCGCTCAATCCTTCCGTGCTCCTGCTCAACGACCCGACCCGAGGCGTCGATATCGAGACCAAGCGCGAGATCTATCTCATGCTGCAATCCTTCGCCCGCGAAGGGAAGCTGGTCATTCTCCTCAGTTCCGACACGCCCGAGCTCGTCCATCTTTGCGATCGTGTTGCCGTGTTCCGCGAGGGGCGGGTCGTGGCCACGCTGCCACACCCTGAGATCTCCGAAGAAGCGATTGTCGGCGCCGCCATGGGCGTCTTGGCAAAAGGAGCAGCGGCATGA
- a CDS encoding ABC transporter substrate-binding protein — MKLLHLKDAARRHLLLGAAAISIVFAGAGSAFAAANCMTGERQAPYTIGWANIYSVPTWMKQTEGTIAAEVERLKKEGLVDDLMITDAQGNAQTQIQHIQSMIDADVDAIVVIAGSSNALDRVISDACDKGIAVVNFDSLVNTDKVTAKINTDSNEWGAAAAQWMADQLGGEGKIIIMNGPAGISVSDDRRKGAQPVLDANPGIEILTETNTEYNVAPAQEAMTSLLFANPEIDGVLSLGGALSAGSVLAFDRQGRQQVPTTGENARQFLELWKEKGLKGWATMQPNWLGALSVYAAVQALEGKDVPAFVKVPLPVINDENIDGYLARADQFPADGYIYSDYDRALFDKLLAQ, encoded by the coding sequence ATGAAACTATTGCATCTGAAGGATGCGGCGCGCCGCCACCTGCTTCTGGGCGCGGCTGCCATATCGATAGTGTTCGCCGGGGCTGGATCAGCCTTTGCCGCTGCCAATTGCATGACGGGAGAGCGGCAAGCGCCTTACACGATCGGTTGGGCCAATATCTATTCCGTTCCGACATGGATGAAGCAGACCGAAGGCACCATTGCTGCCGAAGTGGAACGGCTTAAGAAAGAAGGGCTGGTTGATGATCTGATGATCACCGACGCCCAAGGCAATGCTCAGACGCAGATCCAGCACATCCAGTCGATGATTGATGCGGATGTCGACGCTATCGTCGTCATTGCCGGCTCATCCAACGCGCTTGATCGGGTGATTTCGGACGCCTGCGACAAAGGCATCGCCGTGGTAAACTTTGACAGCCTTGTAAACACTGACAAGGTCACAGCGAAGATCAACACCGATTCAAACGAATGGGGCGCGGCAGCTGCCCAGTGGATGGCCGATCAGCTGGGCGGCGAAGGCAAGATCATCATCATGAATGGCCCCGCCGGTATCTCCGTGAGCGATGATCGCCGCAAGGGTGCGCAGCCGGTATTGGACGCCAATCCCGGCATCGAAATCCTGACCGAAACCAACACCGAATACAATGTCGCCCCGGCACAGGAGGCAATGACCAGCCTGCTGTTTGCCAATCCGGAAATTGACGGCGTTCTTTCGCTTGGCGGCGCCCTTTCAGCCGGTTCCGTTCTTGCTTTCGACCGCCAGGGCCGTCAGCAGGTGCCGACCACCGGCGAGAATGCGCGTCAGTTCCTGGAGCTCTGGAAAGAAAAAGGACTGAAAGGCTGGGCGACCATGCAGCCGAACTGGCTGGGGGCTCTGTCCGTTTATGCCGCCGTTCAGGCTCTTGAAGGCAAGGACGTACCGGCTTTCGTAAAGGTGCCTCTGCCCGTCATCAATGACGAGAATATTGACGGTTATCTCGCGCGTGCCGACCAGTTCCCGGCTGACGGCTATATCTACTCTGACTACGACCGCGCCCTCTTTGACAAGCTGCTGGCGCAGTAA
- a CDS encoding IclR family transcriptional regulator, whose product MDVVETTATAKRARGLDRAFEILDFLRNHKAPMRPNEIAVQIGAPRSSVYELVNLLLRNEILEFVGADGRVFLGRKLYFLGAAYEAQFDFTRECEVALETVARKTRETAQFCMLDGNKYTVVRMKEGARPFRISSDTGQSVPIPWTASGRLLVGHMSDQEILDFIPAEDFQLPDGGWLDPADFLQQVRDATARGDFTFNSIVDSFTHCFAVPVTDAERKCVATLCLVAPREDGVANKQTYLQYLKEAARVLSFPALR is encoded by the coding sequence TTGGACGTTGTAGAAACGACTGCCACCGCAAAGCGTGCCCGCGGCCTCGATCGTGCCTTTGAGATTCTCGATTTTCTGCGCAACCACAAAGCACCGATGCGCCCCAATGAGATCGCCGTTCAGATCGGTGCTCCACGATCGTCGGTCTATGAGCTGGTGAACCTGCTCCTGCGCAACGAGATCCTGGAATTTGTCGGGGCCGACGGTCGGGTCTTTCTGGGCCGGAAACTCTATTTTCTCGGGGCGGCTTACGAGGCGCAGTTCGACTTCACGCGAGAGTGCGAGGTGGCACTGGAGACTGTTGCCAGGAAGACTCGTGAAACCGCGCAATTCTGTATGCTTGACGGTAACAAATACACGGTCGTGCGAATGAAAGAGGGCGCACGACCATTTCGCATCTCATCTGATACTGGACAGTCCGTACCGATTCCGTGGACCGCATCAGGGCGCCTGCTGGTTGGGCATATGAGCGATCAGGAAATCCTCGATTTCATCCCTGCTGAGGATTTTCAATTGCCAGATGGAGGCTGGCTCGATCCGGCGGATTTCCTGCAGCAGGTAAGAGATGCTACGGCCAGGGGGGACTTTACCTTCAACAGCATTGTGGACAGCTTCACCCACTGTTTTGCCGTTCCTGTAACCGACGCGGAACGCAAATGTGTTGCTACGCTATGTCTTGTTGCACCACGTGAGGATGGCGTGGCTAACAAGCAGACTTATCTGCAATATCTCAAGGAAGCCGCCCGCGTCTTGAGCT